A single Triticum dicoccoides isolate Atlit2015 ecotype Zavitan chromosome 2A, WEW_v2.0, whole genome shotgun sequence DNA region contains:
- the LOC119358558 gene encoding leucine-rich repeat protein 1-like, translated as MVTHFAVALLTSLLALAILASCNVEGDILYAQRQAWEDPNNVLQSWDPTLPDPCTWFHVFCSSDGSVVRVDLGKAGISGPLIPELGGLQHLQYLELYANNITGSIPATLGNLTSLITLHLYDNLLTGAIPASLGAIQTLRYLYDFWSHYKRLNGNMLTGTVPPEILSLVLVGNLAELNVAKNNLEGTVRSSRRRRVAFIIQDTLKTAS; from the exons ATGGTGACTCACTTTGCAGTAGCTCTCCTGACAAGCCTCCTTGCTCTTGCAATTCTTGCAAGCTGCAACGTAGAAG GCGACATCCTCTACGCGCAAAGGCAGGCGTGGGAGGACCCCAACAACGTGCTGCAGAGCTGGGATCCAACCCTTCCCGATCCCTGCACCTGGTTTCATGTCTTTTGCTCCAGCGACGGTTCCGTTGTCCGTGT GGATTTGGGCAAGGCGGGCATCTCAGGCCCCCTGATTCCGGAGCTGGGAGGTCTTCAGCATCTTCAGTATCT TGAGCTGTATGCAAATAACATCACCGGATCGATACCAGCGACCTTGGGCAACCTGACAAGCCTGATCACTCTTCATCTCTATGACAACCTTCTCACTGGAGCCATACCGGCCTCGCTCGGGGCCATCCAGACGCTGCGTTATCTGTATGACTTCTGGTCACATTACAA GCGGCTGAACGGGAATATGCTGACTGGCACAGTTCCGCCGGAgattctctctcttgttcttgtggGGAACTTGGCTGAACT TAATGTTGCCAAAAACAATCTGGAAGGCACTGTCAGATCATCTCGACGGCGCAGAG TGGCCTTCATCATCCAGGATACACTCAAGACTGCAAGCTAA